The following are from one region of the Bos mutus isolate GX-2022 chromosome 18, NWIPB_WYAK_1.1, whole genome shotgun sequence genome:
- the LOC106701492 gene encoding zinc finger protein 211-like, whose protein sequence is MVRSSFLKSWTIHAAWNLSTNMEIVNDFKANVVRFNMVKPQASNTRKKLNNSKECEAIFHSDKSDQNWGEGKMACNHTDILVQDERILTTEESCESNRVRNASTQRNSVTQHQKVHTGEGPFECSHCGKYFTLKSGFPAYQRFNCGGTFYDCTECGKSFSRRKYLVACRKIHTGEKPFACKECDKSFTRKGKLIEHQRVHTGEKPSQCNQCGKFLVSKSSLSVHQRVHSGERPYKCNECGKSFITRSALYSHLKVHTGERPFECTECGKSFTSKWILCNHQRIHSGKRSLECSECGKFFSRNEQLSARRNVHSGENPYDCSKCGKSFPARSSLRHHQRVHVGEKPSECSECGKSFNDRSGLRRHQRDHTIERTFA, encoded by the coding sequence ATGGTGAGATCCTCATTTTTGAAAAGCTGGACAATCCATGCAGCATGGAATCTCTCTACCAACATGGAGATTGTGAATGACTTCAAGGCCAACGTGGTAAGGTTTAACATGGTTAAGCCACAGGCCAGTAATACCAGGaagaaactgaacaacagtaagGAGTGTGAAGCTATTTTTCACAGTGACAAAAGCGATCAGAACTGGGGAGAAGGCAAGATGGCTTGCAACCACACAGACATACTTGTTCAGGATGAGAGAATTCTCACTACTGAAGAGTCTTGTGAGTCCAACAGAGTTAGGAATGCCAGCACCCAAAGAAACAGTGTTACTCAGCACCAGAAAGTGCACACTGGGGAAGGGCCTTTTGAatgcagccattgtggaaaatatTTTACCCTCAAGTCCGGTTTCCCTGCATATCAGAGATTTAACTGTGGAGGAACGTTTTATGATTGTACTGAATGTGGGAAATCCTTTAGCCGAAGGAAATACCTCGTTGCCTGTAGAAAAATccacactggagaaaagcctttTGCGTGCAAGGAATGTGATAAATCTTTTACCCGAAAGGGCAAATTAATTGAACATCagagagttcacactggagaaaagccttcTCAGTGCAACCAATGTGGAAAGTTTCTTGTCAGCAAATCTAGTTTGTCTGTACATCAGAGAGTTCATAGTGGGGAAAGGCCTTATAAATGCaatgaatgtgggaaatcttttatTACTAGGTCTGCCCTCTATTCTCACCTGAaagttcacactggagaaaggccttTTGAGTGCACtgaatgtgggaaatcttttaCCAGTAAGTGGATCCTTTGTAATCATCAGAGAATACACAGTGGAAAAAGATCTTTggagtgcagtgaatgtgggaaattctTTAGCCGAAACGAACAACTCAGTGCCCGTAGGAATGTTCACAGTGGAGAAAATCCATATGACTGTAGTAAATGTGGGAAATCTTTTCCTGCTAGGTCAAGCCTTCGTCATCATCAGAGAGTTCACGTTGGAGAAAAGCCTTCtgagtgcagtgaatgtggaaaATCCTTTAATGATAGGTCAGGCCTTCGTCGTCATCAGAGAGATCACACTATTGAAAGGACTTTTGCATGA